In Bacillus weihaiensis, the genomic stretch TGCAACGATTTAAGACTGTAATTTTTTCCCTTAATCCTCACTTTTCTTTTTCTTTACTCGTAGCTCTCTAAAAAAATCACTTAGTAACGAGCTACACACTTCTTGTTCCACCCCTGCAAGAACGTCCACTTGATGATTAAATCGTTGCTCCTGGAGGAGATTCATAAGCGTACCAGCACAACCACCTTTCGGATCAGTCGCACCGTATACAACACGTTTTACTCGAGATAATACAATGGCTCCTGCACACATAGGACATGGCTCCAATGTAACATAGAGAGTTGCTTCCTCTAACCTCCAAGTCCCTTGAGCTTTACAAGCATCATCAATCGCTAGAATCTCAGCATGTGCAATGGAGCGCTGTTCCGTCTCACGTAAATTATGTGCTCTTGCAATAATCTCTCCACCTAAAACAACTACCGCTCCAATTGGTACTTCGCCTATTTCCCTTGCTTTTCTCGCCTCTTCAATAGCAGCGTTCATATAATCACGATCATTCATTTTCATAAACTCCTTATATTCAACTCGAAATTGTTACAACCTATCCTTAAAGTAGGGAGGTAAGTAAATGACTAAACCAAATCGTCCAGTATTATTAATCATTGACATGATCAATGATTTTCAATTTGATTATGGTCCTATTTTAGCAGAGCAAGCTAATCATATTTCACACAAGATTTATACATTAAAAAGAAAGATAAAAAATTCAAGTGGGTCTGTTATCTATATAAATGATCATTATCAATTATGGCAAGCTGATTATCAGAAAATCGCGAAGAAATGTAAAAATAACCTTAGCGAAAAAATCATCCAAAAATTATACCCGGAAGATGATGATTATTTTTTGATAAAACCTAAGCACTCTGCCTTTTACGGGACTGCCTTAAATACTCTATTATTTCATCTACAATGCAGTGAGCTTTATATCACTGGAGTAGCCGGGAACATCTGTGTTCTATTCACTGCAAACGATGCATACATGAGAGAATACCAATTGTTTATACCACAGGATTGTATTGCGTCTAATACATCAGATGACAACACATACGCTCTAAGAATGATGGAAAATGTGTTAAAAGCAAATACACAACCTTCTGATCAAATATCATTTTCCTAACATTCTTTTTCTCCTCTTCACATATGATGTACAAAAAGTGAGCACAGGAGGGTCATTATGCAAATACATATTGTCCAGCAAGGACAAAGTTTGTATGGTATTGCACAAGCTTATAGTACATCCGTCGAGGAGATTGTTCAAACCAACGAAATCCCTAATCCGAATAACTTAGTCATCGGTCAAGCCATTGTTATACCCATTAAAGGTCAATTTTATTACGTTCAACCTGGCGATAGCTTATATCAGATTGCACAAAAGTTTTCGATGTCCTATCAGGAGCTCGCCACTATAAATAACATTCCCATTAACTCACCACTTTCTATTGGATTAAGACTTTACATTCCAGAGAAAGAAAAAAGAACAGTAGAATCAAATGCCTATATTGAGCCAAGAGGTACAAGTGTTCCTGCTAACTTAGAGCAAGCAGCCCGGGAAGCAGCACCATATTTAACCTATCTAGGTCCATTCAGTTTTCAAATTCAACGTGATGGAAGCTTAAAAGAACCTTTATTAAATAATTTCCCTGAGATAGCAAAACAACAGAATGTTACATTGATGATGGCCATCACAAACTTAGAAAACGACCAATTTAGTGATGAGCTAGGAAGAATAATTTTAACAAACACCGAAATTCAAAATAAGTTATTAGACAACATTGTAAAAACGGCTAAGAAGTACGGGTTTAGAGATATCCACTTTGATATGGAATATTTACGACCACAAGATCGAGAAGCATATAATCAATTCTTACGAAAAGCAAAGCAAAGATTCAGCAAAGAAGGCTGGCTCTTATCAACTGCGTTAGCCCCTAAAACAAGTGCTGATCAAAAAGGCCGCTGGTATGAAGCCCACGATTACAAGGCTCATGGGGAAATTGTTGATTTTGTTGTCATCATGACTTACGAATGGGGTTACAGCGCCGGACCTCCTTTAGCCGTCTCACCGATTGGCCCTGTTAGAGAAGTGTTAGAATACGCGATATCTGAAATGCCGAGCAGAAAGATTATGATGGGCCAAAACTTATATGGATACGATTGGACTCTACCTTTTGTACCGGGTGGACAATACGCAAAAGCAGTCAGCCCACAACAAGCTATTCAGCTAGCAAGTAATAATAATGTCGCAATCCAATATGATCAAAAATCTCAAGCCC encodes the following:
- the tadA gene encoding tRNA adenosine(34) deaminase TadA, yielding MNDRDYMNAAIEEARKAREIGEVPIGAVVVLGGEIIARAHNLRETEQRSIAHAEILAIDDACKAQGTWRLEEATLYVTLEPCPMCAGAIVLSRVKRVVYGATDPKGGCAGTLMNLLQEQRFNHQVDVLAGVEQEVCSSLLSDFFRELRVKKKKSED
- a CDS encoding glycosyl hydrolase family 18 protein, translated to MQIHIVQQGQSLYGIAQAYSTSVEEIVQTNEIPNPNNLVIGQAIVIPIKGQFYYVQPGDSLYQIAQKFSMSYQELATINNIPINSPLSIGLRLYIPEKEKRTVESNAYIEPRGTSVPANLEQAAREAAPYLTYLGPFSFQIQRDGSLKEPLLNNFPEIAKQQNVTLMMAITNLENDQFSDELGRIILTNTEIQNKLLDNIVKTAKKYGFRDIHFDMEYLRPQDREAYNQFLRKAKQRFSKEGWLLSTALAPKTSADQKGRWYEAHDYKAHGEIVDFVVIMTYEWGYSAGPPLAVSPIGPVREVLEYAISEMPSRKIMMGQNLYGYDWTLPFVPGGQYAKAVSPQQAIQLASNNNVAIQYDQKSQAPHFNYTDENGKEHKVWFEDARSIQAKFDLIKELDLRGISYWKLGLAFPQNWLLLSDNFIIEKK
- a CDS encoding isochorismatase family cysteine hydrolase gives rise to the protein MTKPNRPVLLIIDMINDFQFDYGPILAEQANHISHKIYTLKRKIKNSSGSVIYINDHYQLWQADYQKIAKKCKNNLSEKIIQKLYPEDDDYFLIKPKHSAFYGTALNTLLFHLQCSELYITGVAGNICVLFTANDAYMREYQLFIPQDCIASNTSDDNTYALRMMENVLKANTQPSDQISFS